In Phreatobacter aquaticus, a single genomic region encodes these proteins:
- a CDS encoding L,D-transpeptidase — protein sequence MIISRRLFVAAAPVVLTGCATGPRPETAIGPQFDPAYLAMYGEVTGEPYPVPAVDLSQVDERFWRREVRYQTREQPGTIVVDPNERHAYLVMEGGRAMRYGVGVGKEEGFNLTGEATIGRRAEWPRWTPTQDMIRREPERYGPFSAGMPPGPTNPLGPRALYLYRGNRDTLYRLHGTTEPWTIGTMVSSGCIRFMNQDIIDLYRRVPTGTRAVILPGTAGA from the coding sequence ATGATCATATCCCGTCGCCTTTTCGTCGCCGCAGCGCCCGTCGTTCTGACCGGATGCGCCACCGGTCCCCGCCCCGAAACCGCCATCGGTCCGCAGTTCGACCCGGCCTATCTGGCCATGTATGGCGAAGTGACGGGTGAGCCCTACCCTGTCCCAGCGGTCGACCTCAGCCAGGTGGACGAGCGCTTCTGGCGCCGCGAAGTCCGCTATCAGACGCGGGAGCAACCGGGCACAATCGTGGTCGATCCCAACGAACGCCATGCCTATCTCGTCATGGAAGGCGGCCGGGCCATGCGCTACGGCGTCGGTGTCGGCAAGGAAGAAGGATTCAACCTGACGGGCGAGGCCACTATCGGTCGCCGCGCCGAATGGCCCCGCTGGACCCCGACGCAGGACATGATCCGTCGCGAACCGGAGCGTTACGGACCCTTCTCCGCCGGCATGCCGCCTGGTCCGACCAATCCGCTCGGGCCGCGGGCGCTCTATCTCTATCGGGGCAATCGCGACACGCTCTATCGTCTGCATGGCACGACCGAGCCCTGGACGATTGGAACGATGGTGTCGTCCGGCTGCATCCGCTTCATGAACCAGGACATCATCGACCTCTACCGGCGTGTGCCGACCGGTACCCGTGCAGTGATCCTGCCAGGAACGGCTGGCGCCTGA